The genomic interval GCTTAAGTACACTTCTTCACAATTTAGCGGATTTAATATACATTTGTATTAGTATTATTGAAAAAATATTAGCTTTTACCTATAAAATTATTAAAGTGATCTATGCTTACAGGAGGTAGAGTGAAATTGGGGAAAAAAAGTAAACAGATCTCATTCGTAGAAAGTTTATTAAAAGATGATGAAGAGATTATTCTTGCCCATGAGTGTGTTAATGATAATGCTTTCGGAGCAGTTGCCATTACAGATTCTAGATTGATTTTTGGAAGTAATACTTTCTTTACCGGTGAAACTATCGAGGAAGTAGAAATTGCTAAAATACAAGCTATTGAGATAGGAAGTATAAGCTTTACCGAAAATGTACTAACGATTTACATAAAAAATTCTCATCAGACAATTAAACTAAAATCTGCTTCGACAGAGACTTTAAGTAATACAAGAAAAATTTTGCTTCAGAAAATGAAAGGAATCGAAGAAACCGTTAGTA from Niallia sp. FSL W8-0635 carries:
- a CDS encoding PH domain-containing protein encodes the protein MGKKSKQISFVESLLKDDEEIILAHECVNDNAFGAVAITDSRLIFGSNTFFTGETIEEVEIAKIQAIEIGSISFTENVLTIYIKNSHQTIKLKSASTETLSNTRKILLQKMKGIEETVSNEAPPENNIGYSIADEIVKIAELKEKGHLTNSEFEFLKSKIINQ